The Hydra vulgaris chromosome 05, alternate assembly HydraT2T_AEP genome includes the window AGTGGTATTATACATTTATGCAAAGGCACCCACAACTGTCGCTTCGTGGGCCTGAATCAACATCAATTGCACGTGCACAAGGTTTTAATAAAGAGCGAGTGCAgtctttctttaatttactttcaaaGTTATACATGGAAGAAAAGTTAACTCCAGACAGACTTTATAATATGGATAAAACTAGTTTATCAACAGTACAAGATAGtcagataaaaattattagtgcAAGGGGCAAAAAACGAGTTGGAATTATGACTAGTAGTGAACAAGGAAATTCAGTAACAGCTGTAGTTTGTGTATCTGCAGCAGGATTTTATGTTCCACCAATGTTGATATATAAACGCAAAAGAATGAACCCAGAAATAACAAATGGTGCACCTCCAGGAACTGTATTTAGTACTCAAGAGAAAGGATGGATGTCAAATGAAGGTTTTTTAGATTGGCTCAATCATTTCATTAAAGTTGTTAAACctttaaaacaatcaaaagttTTGTTGATACTTGATGGTCATGTTacacattcaaaaaatttggcAGCGATATATCTAGCACGAAATGCTGGAGTGCGTATGGTATCACTACCTCCCTATACTACACACAGACTGCAACCATTAGACGTTGCGTTCTTTGGACCACTTGGTACATACTATGATGAAGCTATGCGAAAATGGATGCGGTCACATATATCACAACCAGTAACAACTTGGCAAGTTGCAGAATTATTTGGTGACGCATATAGTCAGGCAGCATCATTGAGAATTGCTATGAAAGGATTTCAGGCTAGTGGGTTGTGGCCTTTGGACATAAATGTATTCACTGATTCTGATTTTACAGCCTCTTCATTTACTGATGTTGGTCCTTCAAACAATCTTCAGTCATCTGAAAGTATAGATGGGATGACAAAACTATCTACAGATAaatcaagtgaaaaaaaattaaaatgtcatgTTTCAGTTTCAACTTTGTCTCTTTTGCCAGTGGTTTCACTtgaagtaaaaaacaaaaaaagaagatcACGGACAACTCAGGCGGCTGATCTTACAAGCTCCCCATATAGACGTGCTCTAGAAATTACACCAAGAAATCAAAAGTACACACTAAATCAAATAGCTttcaagcaaatttaaaaatctacaaaaaaaaagctcaCACTAAATCCAATAACTGCCAAACTATTGCAAAAACCACAGGAAAGCAAAGTAGCACTTGACTCAATCACTATGGACCAAATGAAATTGAGCACATCAAATAAAATCACCATCGCCACCACAGCACACCACATATCACCACTACCATCCCAAGTGCAGAAGCTGCAAGAAAAAAAGACTTATGAATTGCGAAAAAAGgattaaatatttgttgtaatttttatttgttattatatcttttaaatatcttttattaaaaagctaatcaattaatttttcctTTGAGCCATAAGTTTTATagctgtaatttatttaaatattagaactGTTCTAATTAAAGAATATATGTGTTCCATTCAAGGAGACCAGTTGCCTTTATTGGAACAAAATGGTGCcttgaaaaatcaaagtttatatCCAATAAGGGTGCGATCAATAGAGTCGAATCATTAATAAAAGCATAGTAGGGTTGtatatctatattatttaattcataaatgttttcatagttaagccatttttggttaataaatattttttcctaaagtgttccaattaaggcaactcttccctatatatatatatatatatatataagtattagaATGTAAAACgtgttaattattaaaataaatcgaaaaattaaataattattagaaaaatatgttttgagtTACATTATTAGGTAATTTAACCCATAAAAACTTtgtgttttatcttttattttttaggcagcgcttaaaaaggcaaaaaaacaTAACGGAGTGGTTTTCAGTATTTTCAAAGTACGACCTTAtcattgctatatatatttatactttaaaaggTCACCCCGTCCTGTCTTACTTGGAGTACTGGTTTTAAGTGTTTAGTAACGGCTattgtttgatgaaaaaacagcggaaaaacaatttaaaaatacagtacagtaaaaaacaaaatacagtaAACAACACCAATGCACTGGATCCGTCActagtgacggatccaggattttttggtaATTAAGATAGATTTTTTGGTAACTAAGACTTttagacatggagcaaactccaaacatttgtatgtttatacttatgtcaaataatgaggttttgttaaaaattgcggtgattggagtctgggaacGAAAAAGCTATTTAACTTTACCCCCACCCTAAACGTGAGGGgcaacaaattgataaaaaaaaatttgtgattttctcaattagacttatattcatcgataaattttaagtttcattgtATTATCTCtcagtgttcaaaaattatgaccatataaaatttataactccCTCAAGTTGAGGGGGTCATCAactttttgaacgctgagagataatactataaaacttaaaatttatcgatgaatacaATTCTaattgagaatagtacaaaaaattttttatcaacttgttgccccTCACATTTGGGGTTAAATGAAGTCAAAGGACCTTTTCGTTCCCACCCtccaattaaagttttttttttgcaaattataaaattcaGCAGGGATTGATACATAgggatgaaaaaaatttttataatactttatatattataattttatgcttgcatttactatttattaaatactggcatatatttatatatttttaaactcttattTACTTCCAACTTaattgcaagcaaccattattaagttatgagttgaacttaatagtggttattactttaaatggagaataagttaaaatacttcaaaatggttaactaaaaacttaaaaagttgttggctgtataaaaaaaggaaaacacgAGGATAGGTAAGTTGTTTGGTAAGATAGGTAAGAAGagttgtaagatttttttgatgtgcaaggGAAAAAACTGgattgataaaagtttttatagcatgaagggacaaatacagtataaggatgcaacttgttgaataaaaagccaaaaaaaaaatgatttttggtTTATCATCATAGAgatttgagcattgaccataatagtatttgtagaaaaaagtaagaaatttaACCTTACAACAATGGTAGAGTGGCttaagcttggcagataaagcaggtctaattacatttacaatatgcttttagactttgtctgagagtaaaatggttgttattcatcaatataaGAATGCcaacattattgcaataattttttgcagtaaataaatgagttttgttgtcaaacaaaacaacaaaaactgtGAATTTTtagtccagaatttaaatccataagtcACTGCAAGCCTAAGGCTGTTAcggaagagagatcagattaaaaactgtctgcttgttctaagcaatcaaaaatagagtcactttagatgtaaaattttaatgaagatTGATATTgttagataagaaacaatacagtaACAAAtatagaaccttgtggtacccttaaagttacttgaagaAAAGAAGTgtgtaggccttcaagaataactttagtACTGCAGttcgaaataaataaattaatctcaaaacctttatataaaaaaactaaaaacagactGAAGACCAATTGTAGGATAGTtagagaggtcaaagtgttttctagagtttttaaaaatcggaatttagcactttttaaaaatttagcaaaaattgaaagaacactttttaaaactatgatggaaatcttgtttgaagcacaaactgtagaagtgtttaactgagaattaactttagcattaGAAACCAGagtgatttggatgtttaacaacgggttaatctgtttaactggcAGGAAGAGTATGGGCATTggattcaagagtcaaattagagtaAGATTTCTTTGTAAATAACTCTGCTTTATTCTGGGGAGAAGTAAGAGGTTCAGACCCATGAATTAGGTTAAATgctagacttactttagttaataacaCTGTTGAAGACTAActaaaagtctctagaaccttacatatgagataagatacaagatttattaaactaagaaaaacagagcttaacatcagacaggaccttttttcttttggcttcttggaataattaggacatttgttcttaagaaaaatgttcgtgtaaaaaaaatgtaaaaaatgattaaagtttaataaagcaGCTGCTTAAGATGGTTAAAAAATGTGGAGTAGAATGATTCTTGACTTAAAATTAAAGAGAAGGAATAAAACCTTTCAAACTTTTATaccagaaggaataaaagcttccgaGATGCGCTTTAAGCAtaaatattatggatataaacatatatgtttgctatttatttagatgttggcatac containing:
- the LOC136080608 gene encoding uncharacterized protein LOC136080608 is translated as MQTPRKYGKWKVENLKKAVEAIKQGEISLNEAAYEFCIPKATLSRHINEKNKVAVANVKFHGRLTTLPNEIETELADHCLLLESMYFGLRIDDLRRLAFDIAEANNITHNFNKQTRMAGKKWYYTFMQRHPQLSLRGPESTSIARAQGFNKERVQSFFNLLSKLYMEEKLTPDRLYNMDKTSLSTVQDSQIKIISARGKKRVGIMTSSEQGNSVTAVVCVSAAGFYVPPMLIYKRKRMNPEITNGAPPGTVFSTQEKGWMSNEGFLDWLNHFIKVVKPLKQSKVLLILDGHVTHSKNLAAIYLARNAGVRMVSLPPYTTHRLQPLDVAFFGPLGTYYDEAMRKWMRSHISQPVTTWQVAELFGDAYSQAASLRIAMKGFQASGLWPLDINVFTDSDFTASSFTDVGPSNNLQSSESIDGMTKLSTDKSSEKKLKCHVSVSTLSLLPVVSLEVKNKKRRSRTTQAADLTSSPYRRALEITPRNQKYTLNQIAFKQI